The following proteins come from a genomic window of Candidatus Zixiibacteriota bacterium:
- a CDS encoding right-handed parallel beta-helix repeat-containing protein produces the protein MNNKGNTIRNCEITNFDEGIYIDNSDNNTVYSCTVDSNAFDGIYLTTGSDNNNILYSSIQSNGWYLGSAGVYITTNSSSNILFANDLTNNPEVGLKIDHSSIRNVVELNSFSNDKRAVVIDSSGQNSVISNMMENNSFYGILSSRATGDDYSRNLLHNNTYGIRLWSSGSNNRITENKINNHLNYGIYIYNTDSGEVRHNLIDNTSFGIYFNHAYNWKAIADTIENCKNYGIYMESDTDVRIDSNYICSNKEDIRDLNSSSGDNNNCQFVYNWADDGEAEGCTHSCLLCGDVIQDSNINVTDVVYLVNYLFKGGPAPLCPPSPYLDCADANGDETVSVADVIYLINYLFKGGPRPVC, from the coding sequence ATGAACAACAAAGGAAATACAATACGCAACTGCGAGATTACTAACTTCGACGAGGGAATATATATCGATAATTCCGACAACAATACAGTCTACTCATGCACTGTTGATTCTAATGCATTTGATGGTATATACCTTACAACTGGTTCTGACAATAATAATATACTGTACTCTTCAATACAGTCAAATGGTTGGTACTTAGGTAGTGCAGGAGTTTACATAACCACGAACTCTTCCTCAAATATCTTATTCGCAAACGACCTTACCAACAACCCAGAAGTTGGTTTAAAAATCGATCATAGCTCTATTCGGAATGTCGTGGAATTGAATAGCTTTAGTAATGACAAGAGAGCTGTGGTCATAGATAGTTCCGGCCAAAACAGCGTGATTTCCAATATGATGGAAAATAACAGCTTCTACGGGATTTTATCCTCTCGTGCGACGGGCGACGACTACAGTCGCAATCTTTTACATAACAACACGTATGGTATCAGACTATGGAGTTCTGGAAGTAACAACAGGATAACGGAAAACAAGATCAATAATCATCTCAATTATGGTATATACATTTATAACACCGACAGTGGTGAAGTAAGACATAATCTAATTGATAATACCTCTTTTGGTATTTATTTCAATCATGCTTATAATTGGAAGGCAATTGCTGATACCATCGAGAATTGCAAAAACTACGGAATATATATGGAATCCGATACCGACGTTCGAATAGATAGCAACTACATCTGCTCAAATAAAGAAGATATCAGGGATTTAAATTCAAGCTCTGGAGATAACAATAATTGTCAATTCGTATACAACTGGGCTGATGATGGAGAAGCCGAAGGTTGTACTCATAGTTGTCTGCTTTGTGGTGATGTAATTCAAGATTCTAATATAAATGTCACTGATGTGGTCTATCTTGTTAACTACCTGTTTAAGGGCGGTCCCGCTCCTTTATGCCCACCGAGTCCGTACCTCGATTGCGCGGATGCTAATGGTGATGAAACTGTAAGTGTCGCTGATGTAATCTATCTTATAAACTATCTCTTCAAAGGTGGTCCAAGACCTGTTTGTTAA